A window from Vicia villosa cultivar HV-30 ecotype Madison, WI unplaced genomic scaffold, Vvil1.0 ctg.000493F_1_1, whole genome shotgun sequence encodes these proteins:
- the LOC131628904 gene encoding uncharacterized protein LOC131628904: protein MEVDDNRLDLNGVSFKYLDEEDNRGLEDKFLMEEIREAIWSCDLEKTPGLDRYSMEFFKCGWNFLKKDIMEFIEEFHTKDTFLKAIIVTFIALIPKIKESCGKSSFEMPNCIYSGESDVRWVVVEVNEIVDFARRSKKECFLFKVDFTKAYNYVLWDFLRFMLRRMGFGSKWRLWTEACIFSTSYLVLVNGNPTKEFRGERGLKQDKGIPLSRYNCDRRLIQDDEKGLLKWRF from the exons ATGGAAGTTGACGACAATAGACTAGATCTAAATGGAGTTTCTTTCAAGTATCTAGATGAGGAGGATAATAGAGGATTGGAAGATAAGTTTTTGATGGAGGAAATTAGAGAAGCTATTTGGAGTTGTGATCTAGAGAAGACGCCAGGTCTAGATCGGTATTCTATGGAATTTTTCAAGTGTGGCTGGAACTTTTTGAAGAAGGATATAATGGAGTTTATCGAGGAATTTCATACAAAGGATACATTTCTAAAAGCAATCATAGTGACCTTCATTGCTCTAATTCCTAAA ATTAAAGAAAGTTGTGGGAAAAGTAGTTTTGAAATGCCAAACTGCATTTATTCTGGGGAGAGTGATGTTAGATGGGTGGTGGTGGAAGTGAATGAGATCGTAGACTTTGCAAGAAGAAGTAAGAAGGAGTGTTTTCTATTCAAGGTGGATTTTACGAAAGCCTACAATTATGTATTGTGGGATTTCTTGAGATTTATGTTGAGAAGAATGGGCTTTGGAAGTAAATGGAGATTATGGACGGAGGCGTGCATATTCAGTACTTCTTACTTGGTTCTCGTGAATGGAAATCCAACCAAGGAATTTAGGGGTGAAAGGGGGTTGAAACAAGACAAGGGGATCCCTTTATCTCGTTATAATTGTGATAGAAGGCTTATTCAAGATGATGAAAAAGGCTTGTTGAAATGGAGGTTTTAA